One window of Ignavibacteriota bacterium genomic DNA carries:
- a CDS encoding CueP family metal-binding protein, which yields MKTLIIIMFVLSLFTAGCSNTTEPDYNNLSSDLVNLDAKQSIAKANEWRDSAPKITSHITQTEVIFDFPDGSVVKKALPDSLFYIAVAPYINTTHECTLHYPSSCTGELFEKNVKVKAEDENGSIYFDGNIATLKHGFFEIWLPRNRNITFTIKYNNLVGEEIVQSMSDSRTCITTIQLKEVF from the coding sequence ATGAAAACATTAATTATAATAATGTTTGTTCTGAGTTTATTTACAGCAGGTTGTTCAAACACTACTGAACCTGACTATAATAATTTAAGTAGCGATTTGGTAAACCTTGATGCAAAGCAGTCAATAGCTAAGGCAAATGAGTGGAGAGATTCAGCACCTAAAATTACTTCACATATTACACAAACAGAAGTAATTTTTGACTTTCCTGATGGTAGTGTAGTTAAAAAAGCTCTGCCCGATAGTTTATTTTATATTGCAGTTGCACCTTATATCAATACTACACATGAATGCACTCTACATTACCCTTCGAGTTGTACCGGAGAATTGTTTGAAAAGAATGTAAAAGTTAAGGCTGAAGATGAGAATGGATCGATTTATTTTGATGGAAATATTGCTACTTTAAAACACGGCTTTTTCGAAATATGGCTACCAAGAAACCGAAACATCACATTTACTATTAAATATAATAATTTGGTTGGTGAAGAAATTGTACAATCGATGAGTGACAGTAGAACTTGCATAACCACAATCCAGCTCAAAGAAGTATTTTAA